Sequence from the Streptomyces mobaraensis NBRC 13819 = DSM 40847 genome:
CCGGTGAGGAAGGGCTTCCCCTCCGTCACCCCGCGCCACATCCGGACCCCCGACCACAGCAGGGGCCCGCCGTCCGGGTGCAGCAGCCCGCGGACGGCCGAGTGCAGCCCGTCCGCCCCGACCAGCAGCCCGGCCTCGACGGCCCGGTGCTCGCCGGTCGCCCGGTCGAGGAGCCGGGCCCGGATGGCCGACCCGGTGTCGGTGAAGCCGTCCAGCCGCGTCCCGGTGCGGACGGCGTCCGGGCCCAGCCGGTCGCGGACCGCGGCGAGCAGCATCGACTGCAGCTCGCCGCGGTGGACCGAGTACTGCGGCCAGCGGTAGCCCTGGGCGACGCCGCGCGGTTCGGAGAACAGGACGGTGCCGTCGCGGTCGCAGTACACGTTCTCGGCGGTCGGCACGCCGATGGCGGCCAGCGCGTCCCCGAGCCCCAGCTCGGTGAGTTCGCGGACGGCGTGCGGCAGGAGGTTGATGCCCACGCCGAGCGGGCGGATCTCCCGGACGCTCTCCACCACGGTCGCGCCGATCCCCGCGGCGTGCAGGCTGAGGGCGGTGGTCAGTCCGCCGATGCCGGCCCCGGCGACGAGCACGCTCATCGGCCCGCCTCCGGCCCGTCGGCCTCCGGTGCGCCGATTTCCGGCCGGTCGATGATCCGCAGCCAGGTCCCGTCCGGCTCGCGGCGGACGACCTGCGTCCTGCCGCCCGTGCCGTCGGCGGCCCGCGTCGACGTCAGGGCGAGGTCGGCCCCGTAACGGACCGTCGGGAGCGGCGGCTCGGGCGTGAACGGCAGCTCGGCGTGGAGCAGGAGCTGCTCGCACACGGCGCGGATCGCCTCCCGGCCGACCGTCGCGCTGCCGGGCGGGAAGGCGAGGACGGCGTCGGGCGCGTAGAGCGCGGCCATCCCCTCGGCGTCGCGGGCGTTGGCGCGCTCCACGAACAGGCGGGTCAAGTCCTCGGGAGTGGTGGCGCGTTCGCGGATCTCGGACATGGCGAGGCTCCTTCGAGTGCGATGGGGTGTCGGGGGAGGAGTGCCAGGGCTTCCGGGGCCGTTCCGGCGCCCCTCCGGCCTCCTGGTACCAGCCTCCTCCGGGGCGCATCAGAAGTCCAAGACATGGAAAGTCTGGCTGCTAGCATCGCTGGTTATGGAACTGCGTCAGCTCGAGTACTTCGTGACGGTGGTGGAGGAACGGAACTTCACCCGGGCCGCCGAGCGGGTCCGGGTCGCCCAGCCCGGGGTCAGCGCGCAGATCCGCAAGCTCGAACGCGAGCTGGGGCAGGAACTGCTGGACCGTTCGGCGCGGTCCGTGACGCTGACGGAGGTCGGCGCGGCCTTCCTGCCGCACGCGCGGGCCGCGCTCGCGGCCGTCGAGCGGGCGAGGCTCGTCGTCGACGAGATGGCCGGACTGCTCCGCGGCCGCGTCGCCGTCGGCACCGTGACCTCGCACAACGCCGACCTGCCCGGGCTGCTCGCCGGCTTCCACCAGGAGCACCCGGCGGTCGAGATCACCCTCGCCGAGGACACCACGGACCGGCTGGTCGACGGCCTCCGTAGCGGACGGTTCGACGCGGTCATCATCAGCGTGGGGCTGGACGGCCCGGCCGGGGTCTCCCTGCACGTGCTGGAGGACCAGGCGATCGTCGCCGCGGTCGCCCCCGGCCACGAACTCGCCGTCCACCCCGTCGTCTCCCTCGAGACGCTGCGCGACCGGCCGCTGATCAGCCTGCCGCGCGGTACGGGCCTGCGCGCCCGGCTCGACGAGGCGTGCGCGGCGGCCGGATTCCGGCCGCGCATCGCCCTGGAGGCCGGCGACCCCGGCACCCTCGCCGAACTCGCCGCCCACGGGCTCGGGGCGGCGATCCTGCCGGGGGAGTTCGCGGCGTCCCGCGCGCCGGAGCTGGTGCCGGTGGCCATCGATCCGCCGGCGTTGCGCGGTCGGCTGGCCTTCGCCTGGCGCACGGACGGTCCGATCAGTCCGGCGGGGCGGGCGCTGATCGCGCGGGCGCGGCGGGTGCTCGGGGGGCCTGGTCGGTGAGGGTGCCCCAGTCCCGCCCTTTCTCCGTT
This genomic interval carries:
- a CDS encoding YybH family protein, giving the protein MSEIRERATTPEDLTRLFVERANARDAEGMAALYAPDAVLAFPPGSATVGREAIRAVCEQLLLHAELPFTPEPPLPTVRYGADLALTSTRAADGTGGRTQVVRREPDGTWLRIIDRPEIGAPEADGPEAGR
- a CDS encoding LysR family transcriptional regulator, which codes for MELRQLEYFVTVVEERNFTRAAERVRVAQPGVSAQIRKLERELGQELLDRSARSVTLTEVGAAFLPHARAALAAVERARLVVDEMAGLLRGRVAVGTVTSHNADLPGLLAGFHQEHPAVEITLAEDTTDRLVDGLRSGRFDAVIISVGLDGPAGVSLHVLEDQAIVAAVAPGHELAVHPVVSLETLRDRPLISLPRGTGLRARLDEACAAAGFRPRIALEAGDPGTLAELAAHGLGAAILPGEFAASRAPELVPVAIDPPALRGRLAFAWRTDGPISPAGRALIARARRVLGGPGR